Genomic segment of Deinococcota bacterium:
TTGGCCGGCGTGTGCCAGGAGATGTCCGAGCGCTTTTTGAAGGGTGGCCGACTGCTCGCTTTCGGACGTGGGCCTTACGCCACCGACGCTCAGCACGTCTCGGTCGAGTTCGTCCATCCCGTCATCGTCGGCAAGCGAGCGCTGCCTGCGCTCGACCTTTCGGTCGCGTTCAGTCCCTGGCTCAGGACGCTCCTGCGCCCCGAGGACATGGTGATGGGCTTTGGCCCGCCTCAAGGGGACGCGGAGGTGGCGGCGGCGCTCGAGGGGGCCCATTCCCAAGGCGCCATGACCTTCGCCCTGCCCGGCAAAGGGGGGAATTATGCGGTGGAGGCCCCCTCGACGGACCCTTTCATCCACCAGGAGCTGATCGAGATCCTCTACCACACCCTGTGGGAGACGGTCCACGTCTTTTTCGAGCACCGCGAGCGCGGGCACGACGTGGGCGCGAGCGGCTTCCTCTATCCCTTCCTAGGGGAGAGCAAGCAAGACACCGGCGGCGTGCTGGCTGAGGTTACGGCCTCTATCGGAGAGAAAGCCAGGGAGGTCGAGCGCTTGCGCGAGCAAGTAGCCGCCGGCGCTTCGCGGCCTATGGCCGAGGCGGCCCTGGCGATCGGCGAGCGGCTCGGCGCCGGGGGCAAGCTCATCGCCTTCGGCAACGGCGGTTCGGCGACGGACGCCAACGACCTGACCCTCGACTGCGTCACGCCACCCGCCGGGATGACGCCCATCCCCGCGATCTCGTTGGCGATGGAGAGCCCGAACATCAGCGCCATCGCCAACGACATCGGCGCGGAGGCGATCTTTTCGCGTCAGCTCATCGCCCAGGCCCGGTCCGCGGACGTCGCCGTCGCCCTTTCCACCAGCGGCGGCTCCAAGAATATCGTCATGGCCCTCGAGGAAGCCCGCAAGCGCGGCCTTATGACGGTCGCCCTGCTCGGCTATGACGGCGGCGAAGTGGTG
This window contains:
- a CDS encoding SIS domain-containing protein gives rise to the protein MPDLAEFAQARLLERNVVSRAFFAREAGRLAGVCQEMSERFLKGGRLLAFGRGPYATDAQHVSVEFVHPVIVGKRALPALDLSVAFSPWLRTLLRPEDMVMGFGPPQGDAEVAAALEGAHSQGAMTFALPGKGGNYAVEAPSTDPFIHQELIEILYHTLWETVHVFFEHRERGHDVGASGFLYPFLGESKQDTGGVLAEVTASIGEKAREVERLREQVAAGASRPMAEAALAIGERLGAGGKLIAFGNGGSATDANDLTLDCVTPPAGMTPIPAISLAMESPNISAIANDIGAEAIFSRQLIAQARSADVAVALSTSGGSKNIVMALEEARKRGLMTVALLGYDGGEVVRRKLADVALIVPSDYIPRIQEVQASLYHVLRQALEETPRGGA